The DNA region GAGCTCAACGTGGAGCGGCGCGTCTCCGACGCGGGGAACGTCGACCTGCCGCTGCTCGGCCAATTCCCGGTCGCCGGAATGACCGCCCCCGAGGCCGCGGCGCGCCTCGAGGAGATGCTCAAGGCGAAGTACGTCAACCGCGCGAGCGTGTCGATCGTGATCAAGGAATACCAGAACAAGCCCGTTTCCGTGCTCGGCGCGGTCGCGAAACCCGGCTCCCTCACGGTGTCCGGGAACTGGACGCTGCTTCAGGCGATCTCGGCGGCCGGAGGGTTGACGCCGCAGGCGGGCAAGCGCATCTACGTGCTGCGCCGCGCCGACAACTCCCTGTCGGACACGCTGGAGCTTTCGACCGACGACCTGCTCCAGAACGCGTCGACGCTCTGGAACATCCCGATCTTTCCCTCCGACGTGATCAACGTCCCCGCGAAATCGACCGTCAAGGTCTTCTGCCTCGGCGAGGTCAAGACGCCCGGCGCGCTCGAGTTCGACGGAAACGACCGGCTGACCCTCCTGGCGGTCATCGCGAAGGCCGGAGGGCTCACCGACCGCGCGTCGAAGACGATCCACATCCAGCGTCGCAACGCCGACGGGAAGACGGTCCAGCTCGTCGCCCACTATCGCCGCATCGTCTCGGGCCGCGAGCCGAATCCGCCGCTGCAGCCCGGCGACGTGGTCATCGTCAAGGAGTCCTTCCTCTGATGTTCGACGAAAACCCGTTCGACGCCGCCGAACCCGACGCGCCCGGGCGCGCCCACCTGGCCGACTACTGGTCGATGCTCGTCCGCCGTCGGGCGCTGCTCGCCGCCTGCGTCGTCGCCGCGCTCGCCGTTGCCGTCTTCGTCTCGCTGACGACCCGCCCCTCGTACCGCGCGAAGTCGGTGCTCGACATCGGCAACGAGCACACCGCGGGAATGGACCTCGGCCTCTCGGGGACGCCGCAGGCACCGGCCGAGCCGGACCCCGACTTCCAGGCCACGCAGATCCGCCTGATCAACGGCATGGAGGTCGCGCGGCGCGTCGTCGCGAAGCTCGACCTCGCCGCCCGCCCCGAGTTCGGCGGCGCGCGCCGCGGGCTCTTCGCGCGCAAGCCCTCTCCGCCGAAAACGGCCGCCGAGGCGCAGAAGCGGCTCGTCTGGCTCGCGCACAAGGTCCGGAGCGGCCTCGAGGTCTCGCCGGTCCACGGGACGGAGCTCGTCGAGGTCGCCTACGTGT from Thermoanaerobaculia bacterium includes:
- a CDS encoding polysaccharide biosynthesis/export family protein, encoding MRAPARALAVRLAATISLAVLLSPALLRGTAGEEYRIGPKDLLDVKVFEVPELNVERRVSDAGNVDLPLLGQFPVAGMTAPEAAARLEEMLKAKYVNRASVSIVIKEYQNKPVSVLGAVAKPGSLTVSGNWTLLQAISAAGGLTPQAGKRIYVLRRADNSLSDTLELSTDDLLQNASTLWNIPIFPSDVINVPAKSTVKVFCLGEVKTPGALEFDGNDRLTLLAVIAKAGGLTDRASKTIHIQRRNADGKTVQLVAHYRRIVSGREPNPPLQPGDVVIVKESFL